Within Desulfobacter sp., the genomic segment CCCAGGGTGAGGCTGGTTACGCCGATGGGCACGACTTCAAATACCCACCATGTACCGGCCAGAAGAAATATGGCGATGGCACCTTTGCCCTGCTGGCTGAGGGTAAAATGCTTGCCTAGGGGATCCACGGCATCGGGCCATGGGGGTGAAAAATTAACAATGGCAAATAATGTTACACCGATAAGGATAAATAGGATTCGTTTCCAATCCACGTTTGATGGTGTTGCGCTTTCGGTTGTCATTTGTGGCTTACGCTCCTTTGTAGTACTAATTAGTAGATTTTACCTTTATTTTTGGAACCCCTTTCCTGTGACGGCAAAGAAGTCTCCGATGTTTCTATGGCTTGCTCCGGTATCCCCGGGGCGGACCGATATTAAAATTTTTGACTATGCTGCCTTTATAATAATTGGGGCCGATTTTTGTTTTTACGGTTTCAACCCCCGGCACTGCGGTTGCGGCGGCCATGATTTGCTGTTGAATTTTTGACAGATTCATGACTTTTCTGTCAAGGGTAACCGTAACATTTCCCGATTGCGTGTCCACCAATAGACCCGTGCCAAAGGCCGACAAGGCCACTTCCACATTTGAGTTGATGCAGAAGTCCGATATTTTATTGGGGGCTGGCTGATTGAAGGGCGGAGCGGCAAGGGCGGCCTTAATTTGTTCGGCCAGGTACCTGGCAAGCGTTTCGTCCATATTCAGATGGTTGGTATAGGCATCTTCGTGGGCGATCACCAGATCATACTGGCTGGTATCCAGCGGCAGTTTGCCGGTCAGGTTTTTAACCCACCATTCGGCCCGCCGGTCCGCCTTTTCAAGAATGGATTCGGCCGAAGACTCGGACAGCCTGCCGTTTTCCACGGCCCGCCGGATGCGGACCGGTTGCGGGGCCGTGGATAAAATTTTGAATACATGTGAGATGCTTGCGGGGATCAGGTGGCTGATAATGCCGATGAAAATGCAATTGTCCCTGGCAATGGCGTCGGACAGGGTCTTTTTCAAGCCTGAGACGCAGCGCTCACGGTCATGGGTAAACTCATTATGGGGGACGGGTTTACCGTGGACCACCTTGAAAATGAGATCGTCGGGCAGCCCCTGGGTAAGGCTGGTTGCTTCCACAAGGTCGGTGTCGGTGCAGACCGTGGCTCCGTAGGTTTCCGCCAGGATCTCTATTAATTGTCTTGGGGCCGTGTGCAGCCCGCATGTAATGGCAATGACCGGCATGGCTTACGCTTGCAAATTTGTTATCAATCTATGGACAACCCAATGGTGCCCAGGCTCTGGCCGTAATACGGTTAGCTTATGAGCAAGGAGTATGCCAAGTGGCGTAACGCCCCTGTGGTGAAGGGATGGTGTTCGAAATGATTTATGATATGATACTAAATGAAACGTTTTAAAACATTATTATTGGAAATAATTTGTAACAAAATGAAACAAAATGAAATGACTGAATGCTAAATCAGGTTTCCCTCAACCATACGGGTGGAAAGAATGTCCCCCGGCGACAGCGCGCGGTTCTGCCACCGTTCAAAGGCCTGCTGCCAGTCACCCACCACAGCGTCGAATATTTTCATTTTTTTCCATTCCAGGAATTCATAGTATTCGCCTTCAACAGCGCCGCAAATAAGGGTATTGATATTTTCCGACAATAGAAGCCGGCAGAGCTCATCGGCAGATGATTGGGGGAGTACGATGATCTGCTTGTTGGTGACAGTTGAGCGGTCCGTTGTCTGGAGGATCACCACTTCCGTAGCCAGATCAAACCGGGGAATGATGTCGTCACCGTGAACAGGTATGGCAATTTTATGTACGGGCATGGGGGTTACTCAATTCCAAATTGTTTGAGTTTTCGCCACAGGGTACTGCGGCTCATGTCCAGGAGCTGGGCGGCCCTGGCCTTTTTGCCCTTTGATTTGCGCAGGGCGTCCATGATCATTTCCCGTTCCACCGATGCCCATGTGGTCTGGTCCGGTTTCGGTGCAGTCCCGGGCGGAGTCAACACAGAACGGGGATTCGGAGAAGGGGCTGAATTACCGGCGGACGGGGAGGGGGGGAAGGCGGATGCCGGGCCTGATTCAACGATATAGGCCGGCAGGTTTTCCGGTTGGATCAATTGTCCCTGGGCGACGTTTACTGCATATTCCACAATGTTTTTAAGCTCCCGTATATTGCCTTCATAGGTGTAATTCATCAGGCAGGTCAGGGCGGCCTGGGAGAATCCGGTAAGATCTTTTTCGTTTTTTGCCGCGTAGCTGTTGAAAAAGTGATCCAGCAGCAGGCGGATATCTCCTTCCCGCTCTCGCAGTGGCGGCAGATGAATCCTGGCGACATTCAGGCGGAAGAGCAGGTCTTTGCGGAATTTGCCCAACGCCACCATCTCTTCCAGGTTTCTGTGGGTGGCGGCAATGATCCTGACATCGGCATTAAACCCCTTGGTGGCCCCCAGGGGGTAGACCACCTTGTCATCCAGAAAGGTGAGCAGTTTGACCTGGAGGGGCAGGGGGAGGTCTCCGATTTCTGTCAGGAAAATGGTGCCGTTGTGGGCCAGTTTGAACCGTCCGGGCTTATTTTCAACTGCTCCGGTGAAGGCCCCTTTTTTATGGCCGAAGAGTTCTGATTCCAAAAGTGTTGCCGGAAGGGCCCCGCAGTTTATTTTTATAAAAGGCCCCACGGCGCGCTGGGAGGTCTGATGGACGGCTTCGGCCACCAGGTCTTTGCCTGTCCCGGTTTCACCGGTAATGAGAATGGAAGTGTCGCTCTGGGCCAGCATGGGCAGGGTCTGGAAAATTTCTTCCATTTTTCGGCTTCTGCCAATGATGTTGGCAAAACTGTAAGCCACATTTTTTCCCGGGTCATTGGTGCCAATGCTTCTCAGATCTTCAATGGTCTCAATATAGCCGGTGACCTGACCCTCTGTATCCAGAATCTGGGATGCAGTTATCCTGATGGGCAGTTTCTGGCGGTCCAGGTTAATCATATCCGTAGCGCATGAAACAGAGCGGCTCTTTATGGGGCTGGATTTTACCGGGCAGCCCGTGATGCAGGCGGCGCTTCTCAGGATATGCCTGCATTGGATGCCGTAGGCCATGTCATCGGAAAATCCGGACAAGGCCTGGAATGCCCTGTTTAAATGGACCACCCGCCGGTCTTTGTCAAGAATCAGTATCCCCATGGGGATTTCATCCAGGAGATGGGCAAAATCCAGCGGATTGTTCATGAGTGAATGAATACAGGGAAGCTCGGACCTATACATTCTGACGGGTCATCCTTTTGATAAATACGGCCGCGGGATGTGACCTAGTTTCCGTACCGCTGGAGGATATCTTTGATTTTTTCTTCGGTCTGTTTTTCAACGATCAGCATTTTGTCGGCTTTGGCCTGTTTTATTTTCTGGGAGAGGGTTTCAAGGTCCGCCGGCTTTTCCAGGAAATCAGCCGCACCGATTTTCATGGCTTCAACTGTTTTTTCAACGGTGGCATAACCGGTGAGCAGGATGATCTGAAGCTCCGGGCTTTTGTTCTTGATGTTTTTCAATGTTTCCAGTCCATCCATTTCCGGCATCTGGAAATCCATTACAATGGCATCAAAGGATTCTTTTGCCAGGATGTCCAGGGCGTCTGCAGCGGACCCGGCAGTCGTCACCTTCATTCCCATGCCTGACATGCGCAGGGACATGATTTCCAGAAACTCTTTTTCATCGTCAACAAGCAATACTTTTTCGGACATTTTTTACTCCTTCCCCTGTATCTGCCCGGTTGCCATCCAGGCATGGGATTC encodes:
- a CDS encoding cytidylate kinase-like family protein, with amino-acid sequence MPVIAITCGLHTAPRQLIEILAETYGATVCTDTDLVEATSLTQGLPDDLIFKVVHGKPVPHNEFTHDRERCVSGLKKTLSDAIARDNCIFIGIISHLIPASISHVFKILSTAPQPVRIRRAVENGRLSESSAESILEKADRRAEWWVKNLTGKLPLDTSQYDLVIAHEDAYTNHLNMDETLARYLAEQIKAALAAPPFNQPAPNKISDFCINSNVEVALSAFGTGLLVDTQSGNVTVTLDRKVMNLSKIQQQIMAAATAVPGVETVKTKIGPNYYKGSIVKNFNIGPPRGYRSKP
- a CDS encoding sigma 54-interacting transcriptional regulator, with the translated sequence MYRSELPCIHSLMNNPLDFAHLLDEIPMGILILDKDRRVVHLNRAFQALSGFSDDMAYGIQCRHILRSAACITGCPVKSSPIKSRSVSCATDMINLDRQKLPIRITASQILDTEGQVTGYIETIEDLRSIGTNDPGKNVAYSFANIIGRSRKMEEIFQTLPMLAQSDTSILITGETGTGKDLVAEAVHQTSQRAVGPFIKINCGALPATLLESELFGHKKGAFTGAVENKPGRFKLAHNGTIFLTEIGDLPLPLQVKLLTFLDDKVVYPLGATKGFNADVRIIAATHRNLEEMVALGKFRKDLLFRLNVARIHLPPLREREGDIRLLLDHFFNSYAAKNEKDLTGFSQAALTCLMNYTYEGNIRELKNIVEYAVNVAQGQLIQPENLPAYIVESGPASAFPPSPSAGNSAPSPNPRSVLTPPGTAPKPDQTTWASVEREMIMDALRKSKGKKARAAQLLDMSRSTLWRKLKQFGIE
- a CDS encoding response regulator, which codes for MSEKVLLVDDEKEFLEIMSLRMSGMGMKVTTAGSAADALDILAKESFDAIVMDFQMPEMDGLETLKNIKNKSPELQIILLTGYATVEKTVEAMKIGAADFLEKPADLETLSQKIKQAKADKMLIVEKQTEEKIKDILQRYGN